One region of Anaeromyxobacter paludicola genomic DNA includes:
- a CDS encoding CheR family methyltransferase gives MDRESFQGFQDVAYKHAGIFLRDGKEALVQARIAKRIRELGLPGERDYLDLLRGEGAEEEIVRFLDAISTNYTTFFREPDHIEELVRDVTRLRDGGQRKFRIWSAASSTGEEPYSIAMALAGALEGCDWLILATDISTRVLARAKAGVYGENEVAAIPEPLRRRWLEPAGAAVAGEPAWAVRAELKERVVYRRLNLATPPFPMKGPLDGILCRNVMIYFDQHVRQGLVSEAARLLRPGCLFMVGHSETLNGLKTPLKALRPSVYRLPG, from the coding sequence ATGGATCGAGAGAGCTTCCAGGGGTTCCAGGACGTCGCCTACAAGCACGCCGGCATCTTCCTGCGCGACGGGAAGGAGGCGCTCGTCCAGGCCCGCATCGCCAAGCGCATCCGCGAGCTCGGCCTGCCGGGCGAGCGGGACTACCTCGACCTCCTGCGCGGCGAGGGCGCGGAGGAGGAGATCGTCCGCTTCCTCGACGCCATCTCGACCAACTACACCACCTTCTTCCGCGAGCCCGACCACATCGAGGAGCTGGTGCGGGACGTCACCCGCCTGCGCGACGGCGGGCAGCGGAAGTTCCGCATCTGGAGCGCCGCGTCCTCCACCGGCGAGGAGCCGTACTCGATCGCCATGGCGCTGGCCGGGGCGCTCGAGGGCTGCGACTGGCTCATCCTCGCCACCGACATCTCGACCCGCGTGCTGGCCCGCGCCAAGGCCGGCGTGTACGGCGAGAACGAGGTCGCGGCCATCCCCGAGCCGCTCCGCCGCCGCTGGCTCGAGCCGGCCGGGGCCGCGGTGGCGGGCGAGCCGGCCTGGGCGGTGCGCGCCGAGCTGAAGGAGCGGGTGGTCTACCGCCGGCTCAACCTCGCCACCCCGCCGTTCCCGATGAAGGGGCCGCTCGACGGGATCCTCTGCCGGAACGTGATGATCTACTTCGACCAGCACGTGCGCCAGGGGCTGGTGTCGGAGGCCGCGCGGCTGCTGCGGCCCGGGTGCCTGTTCATGGTGGGCCACTCCGAGACGCTGAACGGGCTCAAGACGCCGCTGAAGGCGCTGCGCCCGAGCGTCTACCGGCTGCCGGGGTAG
- a CDS encoding protein-glutamate methylesterase/protein-glutamine glutaminase: MIKVLVVDDSAVVRQIFSAQLAKVEGIEVVGTAPDPFVARDLIVERQPDVVTLDLEMPRMDGLTFLRKLMHYHPIPVIVVSSLTAAGGELAMEALAAGAVDVMCKPGASFTVGDMTTQLAEKVKVAAFVDVKRRALAAPPAPTTPAAALSRTTNQVLAIGASTGGTVAIESILTRMPANSPGTVITQHMPELFTKYFADRLKQLTKLDVREASEGDSVVPGVVLIAPGNKHMLLARSGARYYVQVKDGPRVNRHRPSVDVMFRSVARCAGKNAVGVILTGMGGDGAEGMLEMHKAGALNLAQDEASCVVFGMPKVAIELGGVDRVLPLTALPAEILRAVEQNQA; this comes from the coding sequence GTGATCAAGGTCCTCGTGGTGGACGACTCGGCGGTGGTCCGGCAGATCTTCTCGGCGCAGCTCGCCAAGGTGGAGGGGATCGAGGTGGTCGGGACCGCGCCCGACCCGTTCGTCGCCCGCGACCTCATCGTCGAGCGGCAGCCCGACGTCGTCACCCTCGATCTCGAGATGCCGCGCATGGACGGGCTCACCTTCCTGCGCAAGCTGATGCATTACCACCCGATCCCGGTGATCGTCGTCTCGTCCCTGACCGCCGCCGGCGGCGAGCTGGCGATGGAGGCGCTCGCCGCCGGGGCCGTGGACGTGATGTGCAAGCCGGGCGCCTCCTTCACGGTCGGCGACATGACCACGCAGCTCGCCGAGAAGGTGAAGGTGGCCGCGTTCGTGGACGTGAAGCGGCGCGCGCTGGCGGCGCCGCCCGCGCCCACCACGCCCGCCGCCGCCCTCTCGCGCACCACCAACCAGGTCCTCGCCATCGGCGCCTCCACCGGCGGCACGGTGGCCATCGAGTCGATCCTCACCCGCATGCCGGCCAACTCGCCCGGCACGGTGATCACGCAGCACATGCCGGAGCTCTTCACCAAGTACTTCGCCGACCGGCTGAAGCAGCTCACCAAGCTCGACGTGCGCGAGGCCTCGGAGGGGGACTCGGTGGTGCCGGGCGTGGTGCTCATCGCCCCCGGCAACAAGCACATGCTCCTCGCCCGCTCCGGCGCCCGCTACTACGTGCAGGTGAAGGACGGCCCGCGCGTCAACCGCCACCGGCCGAGCGTGGACGTGATGTTCCGCTCGGTGGCGCGGTGCGCCGGCAAGAACGCGGTGGGGGTGATCCTCACCGGCATGGGCGGCGACGGCGCCGAGGGCATGCTCGAGATGCACAAGGCCGGGGCGCTCAACCTGGCGCAGGACGAGGCCTCTTGCGTGGTCTTCGGCATGCCGAAGGTGGCCATCGAGCTGGGCGGCGTGGATCGGGTGCTGCCGCTCACCGCCCTCCCCGCCGAGATCCTGCGGGCGGTGGAGCAGAACCAGGCCTGA
- the fliN gene encoding flagellar motor switch protein FliN → MDTPQNEGSTRRLDMLLDVPLEVDVELGRARMTIQDLLALGPGSVIELDKVAGEALDILVNDRLVARGEAVVVNDKFGIRITDIVSPQERIQRLR, encoded by the coding sequence ATGGACACCCCCCAGAACGAAGGCTCCACCCGCCGGCTCGACATGCTCCTCGACGTCCCCCTCGAGGTGGACGTGGAGCTCGGGCGCGCCCGCATGACCATCCAGGATCTGCTCGCGCTCGGGCCGGGCTCGGTGATCGAGCTCGACAAGGTCGCCGGCGAGGCGCTCGACATCCTCGTGAACGACCGGCTCGTGGCCCGCGGCGAGGCGGTGGTGGTGAACGACAAGTTCGGCATCCGCATCACCGACATCGTGAGCCCGCAGGAGCGAATCCAGCGCCTGCGCTAG
- a CDS encoding flagellar basal body-associated FliL family protein, whose product MADPETGSPPAPGTSKLPLILAGVNTLLIVGVLAFVMLRGGHPAKAADGEHGKEPAGEQAGKEGEHGKEGAGPGPSVKLPDFTIHLRNPEADRYARISFEVEVGMELDKEKVNARLPQIRDAFIAYLSDRSLEELRGSEGLNRVKTALVDILKQVGAPVRALYITDFVVQ is encoded by the coding sequence ATGGCCGACCCCGAGACTGGCTCACCCCCCGCCCCAGGCACCTCCAAGCTCCCGCTCATCCTCGCGGGCGTGAACACGCTCCTCATCGTGGGCGTGCTCGCCTTCGTGATGCTGCGCGGCGGCCACCCGGCCAAGGCCGCCGACGGCGAGCACGGCAAGGAGCCCGCCGGCGAGCAGGCCGGCAAGGAGGGCGAGCACGGCAAGGAGGGCGCCGGGCCGGGCCCGAGCGTCAAGCTCCCCGACTTCACCATCCACCTGCGCAACCCCGAGGCCGACCGCTACGCCCGCATCTCGTTCGAGGTGGAGGTGGGGATGGAGCTCGACAAGGAGAAGGTGAACGCGCGGCTGCCGCAGATCCGCGACGCCTTCATCGCCTACCTCTCGGACCGCTCGCTCGAGGAGCTCCGCGGCAGCGAGGGGCTGAACCGCGTCAAGACGGCGCTGGTGGACATCCTGAAGCAGGTCGGGGCGCCGGTGCGCGCGCTCTACATCACCGACTTCGTCGTGCAGTAG
- a CDS encoding chemotaxis protein CheX — translation MTQTMLGLSFVPDGGSSELSNLVWRTAVLPIPGSRPITVGLSSDTHGCTTLSAAMFGCAPETVDQSMMNDSLCELVNMTAGLLKSLMALDQALGLPKIVDGGDGVPAVPPTDGQHAVVLRAQQVGLVLWIIEGIA, via the coding sequence GTGACCCAGACCATGCTCGGGCTGTCGTTCGTCCCCGACGGCGGCTCCTCCGAGCTCTCGAACCTGGTCTGGCGCACGGCGGTGCTGCCGATCCCGGGCTCCAGGCCCATCACGGTGGGCCTGTCCTCGGACACCCACGGCTGCACCACGCTCAGCGCCGCCATGTTCGGCTGCGCGCCCGAGACGGTCGATCAGTCGATGATGAACGACTCGCTCTGCGAGCTCGTCAACATGACGGCCGGCCTGCTCAAGAGCCTGATGGCGCTCGACCAGGCCCTCGGCCTCCCCAAGATCGTGGACGGCGGAGACGGGGTCCCGGCAGTCCCCCCCACCGACGGCCAGCACGCGGTCGTGCTCCGCGCGCAGCAGGTGGGGCTCGTTCTCTGGATCATCGAAGGCATCGCGTAG
- a CDS encoding EscU/YscU/HrcU family type III secretion system export apparatus switch protein has product MSGESDGRTEKPTGRKLQQAWGEGQIPISRDAAMVAGIAAGTAALGAMAAPLRNGLTSLFAEALRSLPTTPFSALPRMAVGPILATLAVSAACALATATGLLVQTRGGFWPDLALPDLSKVFQAGKLTRMFGKDFLIELGIAAVKVVALAGSVYGALRAHFLTIDRLLGLGPGEQLAQAFGFLSSAAIRVLAVLVVIGGLDVAVTRYRFTDRLKMTKEEVKQEAREEDGDPHIKGKRKKRHRELARGRARVEVPRADALLVNPTHIAIALRYRRDEGGAPRVTAKGKGKLAEYMRELARENGIPIVQDIPLARLLYRKVKVGAEIPAQTYKAVAAVLAFVYRLTGRTGAGARP; this is encoded by the coding sequence GTGTCGGGTGAATCGGACGGCCGCACAGAGAAACCGACGGGCAGGAAGCTCCAGCAGGCCTGGGGCGAGGGGCAGATCCCGATCAGCCGCGACGCCGCCATGGTGGCCGGCATCGCCGCCGGGACGGCCGCGCTCGGGGCGATGGCGGCCCCGCTCCGGAACGGCCTCACCTCGCTCTTCGCCGAGGCGCTCCGCTCGCTCCCCACCACCCCGTTCTCCGCCCTGCCCCGCATGGCGGTGGGCCCCATCCTCGCCACCCTCGCGGTCTCCGCCGCCTGCGCCCTCGCCACCGCCACCGGCCTGCTGGTGCAGACCCGGGGCGGCTTCTGGCCCGACCTCGCCCTGCCCGATCTCTCCAAGGTCTTCCAGGCCGGGAAGCTCACCCGGATGTTCGGGAAGGACTTCCTCATCGAGCTCGGGATCGCCGCCGTCAAGGTGGTGGCGCTCGCCGGCTCGGTGTACGGCGCGCTCCGCGCCCACTTCCTGACGATCGACCGGCTTCTGGGGCTCGGCCCGGGGGAGCAGCTGGCCCAAGCGTTCGGTTTCCTGTCCTCGGCCGCGATCCGGGTCCTCGCCGTGCTCGTGGTCATCGGCGGCCTGGATGTTGCAGTCACTCGCTACCGGTTCACGGATCGGCTCAAGATGACCAAGGAAGAGGTCAAGCAGGAGGCGCGCGAGGAGGACGGCGATCCCCACATCAAGGGGAAGCGCAAGAAGCGCCATCGCGAGCTCGCCCGCGGCCGGGCCCGCGTCGAGGTGCCCCGCGCCGACGCGCTCCTCGTGAACCCGACCCACATCGCCATCGCCCTCCGCTACCGCCGGGACGAGGGCGGGGCGCCGCGCGTGACCGCCAAGGGCAAGGGGAAGCTCGCCGAGTACATGCGCGAGCTGGCCCGCGAGAACGGCATCCCCATCGTCCAGGACATCCCGCTCGCCCGGCTCCTCTACCGCAAGGTGAAGGTCGGCGCCGAGATCCCGGCCCAGACCTACAAGGCGGTCGCGGCGGTGCTGGCCTTCGTCTACCGGCTCACCGGCAGGACCGGCGCGGGGGCCCGCCCGTGA
- a CDS encoding flagellar biosynthetic protein FliQ: MDAALPAALLKEGFLLLVNVGGPLFGVLFGMGLLMGVLQAATQINDPAVGFLPRVGGALLLCWFAGGWMMERLSGFLATALTRMAGH, from the coding sequence ATGGACGCCGCGCTCCCGGCCGCGCTGCTCAAGGAGGGCTTCCTCCTGCTCGTCAACGTCGGCGGCCCGCTGTTCGGGGTGCTCTTCGGGATGGGGCTGCTCATGGGCGTGCTGCAGGCGGCCACCCAGATCAACGACCCCGCCGTCGGCTTCCTGCCGCGCGTCGGCGGGGCCCTGCTCCTCTGCTGGTTCGCGGGAGGCTGGATGATGGAGCGGCTCTCGGGCTTCCTCGCCACGGCGCTGACCCGCATGGCCGGCCACTGA
- a CDS encoding response regulator — protein sequence MATILTVDDSRAVRTIVAKQVRELGFDVGEAEDGVQGLARLQEARFDLVLLDVTMPNMDGPTMLQTLRERGDKTPVIMLTSESKRSVVASALKQGITDYILKPFKPEELRSKILSVLQAAAPADALAAMNAAVGAPAGAAPAAPAAAAPSAAQPAAGAKGAMDLLVIDDMENVAKRLRQLLPQQLSLHGAVNAAQALQACREASFKVVLLDTEIPDVNSVVLMGQLRVLQPNAAFVALALRTTNDVVKEVKQQGFDDVFYKPFKPENIDDLVAQYFESSSDALSIQDNVVSMASFSGKPERLEKFYGRLTTMLPEALNQLANACYADMIFQVGQVPSDGDRLPRLVMGLVTQASSMGIEVSLVGSDEARKTLSGFDETKSLKFYPTLEEARAASGS from the coding sequence ATGGCAACGATTCTGACGGTCGACGACAGCCGCGCGGTTCGAACCATCGTGGCGAAGCAGGTCCGCGAGCTCGGCTTCGACGTCGGCGAGGCGGAGGACGGAGTGCAGGGGCTCGCCCGGCTCCAGGAGGCCAGGTTCGACCTGGTGCTGCTCGACGTCACCATGCCCAACATGGACGGGCCGACCATGCTCCAGACCCTGCGCGAGCGCGGGGACAAGACCCCCGTCATCATGCTGACCTCGGAGTCGAAGCGCTCCGTGGTGGCGAGCGCGCTGAAGCAGGGCATCACCGACTACATCCTCAAGCCGTTCAAGCCGGAGGAGCTGCGGAGCAAGATCCTCTCGGTCCTCCAGGCCGCCGCCCCGGCCGACGCCCTCGCCGCCATGAACGCCGCCGTCGGCGCGCCCGCGGGGGCCGCGCCCGCCGCCCCGGCCGCGGCCGCCCCGTCCGCCGCCCAGCCGGCCGCCGGCGCGAAGGGGGCGATGGACCTCCTCGTCATCGACGACATGGAGAACGTGGCGAAGCGCCTCCGCCAGCTCCTGCCGCAGCAGCTCTCGCTGCACGGCGCGGTGAACGCGGCGCAGGCCCTGCAGGCCTGCCGCGAGGCGTCCTTCAAGGTGGTGCTGCTCGACACCGAGATCCCCGACGTCAACAGCGTGGTCCTCATGGGCCAGCTGCGCGTGCTGCAGCCGAACGCCGCCTTCGTGGCGCTCGCGCTCCGGACCACCAACGACGTGGTCAAGGAGGTCAAGCAGCAGGGCTTCGACGACGTCTTCTACAAGCCGTTCAAGCCGGAGAACATCGACGACCTCGTGGCGCAGTACTTCGAGAGCAGCAGCGACGCGCTCTCGATCCAGGACAACGTGGTCTCGATGGCCTCGTTCAGCGGCAAGCCGGAGCGGCTCGAGAAGTTCTACGGCCGCCTCACCACGATGCTCCCCGAGGCCCTGAACCAGCTCGCCAACGCCTGCTACGCCGACATGATCTTCCAGGTGGGCCAGGTCCCGAGCGACGGAGACCGGCTGCCCCGGCTCGTCATGGGGCTCGTGACCCAGGCGTCGAGCATGGGCATCGAGGTCTCCCTGGTCGGCTCCGACGAGGCCCGCAAGACGCTCTCCGGGTTCGACGAGACGAAGAGCCTCAAGTTCTACCCGACGCTGGAGGAGGCCCGCGCCGCCAGCGGCAGCTAG
- a CDS encoding flagellar biosynthetic protein FliR, translated as MDLPLAAAYGYALVLLRTLGMFVSAPVLSARVVPMRARLGLGLLVAFAVWSGAGGPRIEPPGGIDGLAVAAAGETALGLLGGLSARWILEAARAAGQAMGLAAGIGMSQLMDPTTGDASGAVGEAVYQTAQAVAIAFGIHREAIGWLARSTAAWPPGAPRSLGDLAVRAIGSASVSAALAVRLAFPVMGAVLVGHATIGILGRSAPQLSLSSIGFSVAILAGGGALYLVAPAAAELAARAALAAFQR; from the coding sequence ATGGACCTGCCACTCGCCGCCGCCTACGGCTACGCCCTGGTGCTGCTGCGCACCCTGGGCATGTTCGTCAGCGCGCCGGTGCTCTCCGCCCGCGTGGTCCCGATGCGGGCGCGGCTCGGGCTCGGCCTGCTCGTCGCCTTCGCCGTCTGGTCGGGGGCCGGCGGGCCGCGGATCGAGCCGCCCGGCGGGATCGACGGCCTCGCCGTCGCCGCCGCCGGCGAGACCGCGCTCGGGCTGCTGGGCGGGCTCTCCGCCCGCTGGATCCTGGAGGCGGCCCGCGCGGCCGGTCAGGCGATGGGGCTCGCCGCCGGCATCGGCATGTCGCAGCTCATGGACCCGACCACCGGCGACGCCTCGGGGGCGGTCGGCGAGGCCGTCTACCAGACCGCCCAGGCGGTCGCCATCGCCTTCGGGATCCACCGCGAGGCCATCGGCTGGCTGGCGCGATCGACCGCCGCCTGGCCCCCGGGCGCCCCGCGCTCCCTCGGCGACCTCGCCGTGCGCGCCATCGGGAGCGCCTCGGTCTCGGCGGCGCTGGCGGTGCGGCTCGCCTTCCCGGTGATGGGCGCGGTGCTGGTCGGCCACGCCACCATCGGCATCCTCGGGCGCAGCGCGCCGCAGCTCAGCCTCTCGTCCATCGGCTTCTCGGTGGCCATCCTGGCCGGCGGCGGCGCCCTCTACCTCGTCGCCCCCGCGGCGGCGGAGCTGGCGGCCCGCGCGGCCCTGGCGGCCTTCCAGAGGTGA
- a CDS encoding flagellar motor switch protein FliM produces the protein MPATLTPEEIKALMSAVQDGRVQPEATLDQHDNTVVPYDLTSQDRIIRGQMPTLDAINEQVASMLGIGLAGRTRLTLAVTSAPATLLKFSDLVPVTAPPASVCVLGLGSAYGFALAVLEPGLGEALLSAALGDRRGKREQADARREFTAIEQMVLRRLLVILTDAMRTAWHPVLPFDPEVLRFEADPRMAAIAPPTDVGIITAFEIKGGIEGRLQLVIPYASVEPAKSKLCSPRRLSQRGDDRFADALAREMEQVRVDVKGLLGRTTIPFSRLLDLQVGDVLLLDSDEGSPLSILVEGREKLSGSPTVQGGSLALVVEDQLRPPLPPSLTPPLPAPSAAPAPRPAVALP, from the coding sequence ATGCCCGCCACGCTGACACCAGAGGAGATCAAGGCGCTCATGAGCGCCGTCCAGGACGGCCGGGTCCAGCCCGAGGCCACCCTGGATCAGCACGACAACACCGTCGTGCCGTACGATCTGACGAGCCAGGACCGGATCATCCGCGGCCAGATGCCGACGCTCGACGCCATCAACGAGCAGGTGGCCTCGATGCTCGGGATCGGGCTCGCCGGCCGCACCCGCCTCACCCTCGCCGTAACCTCGGCGCCGGCCACCCTGCTCAAGTTCTCCGACCTCGTCCCGGTCACCGCGCCGCCCGCGTCGGTGTGCGTGCTCGGGCTCGGGTCGGCCTACGGCTTCGCCCTGGCGGTGCTCGAGCCGGGGCTCGGGGAGGCGCTCCTCTCGGCCGCCCTGGGCGATCGCCGCGGCAAGCGCGAGCAGGCCGACGCGCGCCGCGAGTTCACCGCCATCGAGCAGATGGTGCTCCGGCGGCTGCTCGTGATCCTCACCGACGCGATGCGGACCGCCTGGCACCCCGTGCTGCCGTTCGACCCCGAGGTGCTCCGCTTCGAGGCCGACCCGCGCATGGCGGCCATCGCCCCGCCCACCGACGTGGGCATCATCACCGCCTTCGAGATCAAGGGCGGCATCGAGGGGCGCCTGCAGCTCGTCATCCCCTACGCCTCGGTCGAGCCGGCCAAGAGCAAGCTCTGCTCGCCGCGCCGCCTGTCGCAGCGCGGCGACGACCGCTTCGCCGACGCCCTCGCCCGCGAGATGGAGCAGGTGCGGGTGGACGTGAAGGGGCTGCTCGGCCGCACCACCATCCCGTTCTCGCGGCTGCTCGACCTGCAGGTCGGCGACGTGCTCCTGCTCGACAGCGACGAGGGCAGCCCGCTCTCGATCCTGGTGGAGGGGCGCGAGAAGCTCAGCGGCAGCCCCACCGTGCAGGGCGGCAGCCTGGCCCTGGTGGTGGAGGACCAGCTGCGGCCGCCGCTCCCGCCCTCCCTCACGCCCCCCCTCCCCGCCCCCTCCGCCGCCCCCGCGCCCCGCCCGGCCGTCGCGCTGCCCTAG
- the fliP gene encoding flagellar type III secretion system pore protein FliP (The bacterial flagellar biogenesis protein FliP forms a type III secretion system (T3SS)-type pore required for flagellar assembly.), with protein sequence MIPPGSALGALAAAAADPGVSITVAGGGSAPVKLFLLLTALSFASGLLVSVTCFTRIVIVLSFLRQALGTPQLPPNQVVVGLALVLSAFVMAPTGNRVWSEALGPYLEDRVAPGDALDRASVPLREFMLRQTRDQDLQLFYEISGKPRPARGEAIPMTIVMPAFMVSELTTAFRMGLFVYIPLLLVDLLVSAMLMSMGMMMVPPTMITLPLKLGIFVMADGWRLVVASLARSFA encoded by the coding sequence ATGATCCCCCCGGGCAGCGCCCTCGGCGCGCTCGCCGCGGCGGCCGCCGACCCCGGCGTGTCGATCACCGTGGCGGGCGGCGGCTCGGCGCCGGTCAAGCTGTTCCTGCTGCTCACCGCGCTCTCCTTCGCGAGCGGGCTGCTCGTCTCGGTCACCTGCTTCACCCGCATCGTCATCGTCCTCTCCTTCCTGCGCCAGGCGCTCGGGACCCCGCAGCTCCCGCCGAACCAGGTGGTGGTGGGGCTCGCGCTGGTGCTCTCGGCGTTCGTGATGGCCCCCACCGGCAACCGGGTCTGGTCGGAGGCGCTCGGCCCCTACCTCGAGGACCGGGTGGCGCCCGGCGACGCGCTCGACCGCGCCAGCGTCCCCTTGCGGGAGTTCATGCTGCGGCAGACGCGCGACCAGGACCTGCAGCTCTTCTACGAGATCTCGGGCAAGCCCCGCCCCGCCCGCGGGGAGGCCATCCCGATGACCATCGTGATGCCCGCCTTCATGGTCTCGGAGCTCACCACCGCCTTCCGCATGGGGCTCTTCGTCTACATCCCGCTGCTGCTCGTGGACCTGCTCGTCTCGGCGATGCTCATGTCGATGGGCATGATGATGGTGCCCCCCACGATGATCACGCTGCCGCTCAAGCTCGGCATCTTCGTCATGGCGGACGGGTGGCGGCTCGTCGTCGCCTCGCTGGCGCGGAGCTTCGCCTAG
- a CDS encoding HDOD domain-containing protein, protein MSAEKLAAQLEQIVRKRIQEDSLVLPTLPSVVKRINEILQEPEVNLRRAAEVIEQDPVLAARALRAGGTGPGKKATVPEALGRMGPRAVRALLADAAGLKMFVSRDAKIAGAARKLWEHSVAVGNMARDVSALSGYPDSPGAYVAGLLHDLGKYVVMAVLLELERQMTELYNQPWIEFEEWIDVVGRTHRAVGMALAERWQLPDAIAKCIRDSSEYDNSDRSALVNAVCFGNALAKKATLYSGPVDADDVDALVMIGRSLIGVSDDVLKSLTMGLRERVSGLFD, encoded by the coding sequence ATGAGCGCAGAGAAGCTCGCCGCCCAGCTGGAGCAGATCGTCCGCAAGCGGATCCAGGAGGACTCGCTGGTGCTCCCCACCCTGCCGTCGGTGGTGAAGCGCATCAACGAGATCCTCCAGGAGCCGGAGGTGAACCTGCGCCGCGCGGCCGAGGTGATCGAGCAGGACCCGGTCCTGGCGGCGCGCGCGCTGCGCGCCGGCGGCACCGGGCCCGGCAAGAAGGCCACCGTGCCCGAGGCCCTCGGGCGCATGGGGCCGCGCGCGGTCCGGGCGCTGCTGGCGGACGCCGCCGGGCTCAAGATGTTCGTCTCGCGCGACGCCAAGATCGCCGGGGCGGCGCGGAAGCTCTGGGAGCACTCGGTGGCGGTGGGCAACATGGCCCGCGACGTCTCGGCGCTCTCCGGCTATCCGGACTCCCCCGGCGCATACGTGGCCGGGCTGCTGCACGACCTCGGCAAGTACGTGGTCATGGCGGTGCTGCTGGAGCTCGAGCGCCAGATGACCGAGCTCTACAACCAGCCCTGGATCGAGTTCGAGGAGTGGATCGACGTGGTCGGGCGCACCCACCGCGCCGTCGGCATGGCCCTGGCGGAGCGCTGGCAGCTCCCCGACGCCATCGCGAAGTGCATCCGCGACTCCTCGGAGTACGACAACTCGGATCGCTCGGCGCTGGTGAACGCCGTCTGCTTCGGGAACGCCCTCGCCAAGAAGGCGACCCTCTACTCCGGGCCGGTGGACGCCGACGACGTGGACGCGCTGGTGATGATCGGGCGCTCCCTCATCGGCGTGAGCGACGACGTCCTGAAGTCGCTCACGATGGGCCTGCGCGAGCGGGTCTCGGGCCTCTTCGACTGA
- a CDS encoding flagellar biosynthetic protein FliO: MLSALAAAALPLALLASPAQPAPRPAPAPAAVPAPALAPPLPAAAAPAAEPARELARPLELPASSGGLGSVAVPALLLLALAAAALLLARKKARAGGLVQVLETASLGPRRSIVVARVGDELLVLGSSERGIQLLSSRPCDPALAPLAAPPPLAAPGAAAAPAWSAAPREKLSEVAGSVRGLFEKLSAHRAGAPPPPPPDFAALLAESAEDEELRRKLATGQRGQVR; this comes from the coding sequence ATGCTCTCCGCCCTCGCCGCCGCCGCCCTCCCGCTCGCGCTCCTCGCCTCGCCGGCCCAGCCGGCGCCGCGGCCCGCCCCGGCCCCGGCCGCCGTCCCCGCGCCCGCCCTCGCCCCGCCGCTGCCCGCCGCCGCGGCGCCCGCCGCCGAGCCGGCCCGCGAGCTCGCCCGGCCCCTCGAGCTGCCGGCCTCCTCCGGCGGGCTCGGGTCGGTGGCGGTGCCGGCGCTGCTGCTCCTCGCGCTCGCCGCCGCGGCGCTCCTGCTCGCCCGCAAGAAGGCCCGCGCCGGCGGGCTCGTGCAGGTGCTCGAGACCGCCAGCCTCGGGCCGCGCCGCTCCATCGTGGTCGCCCGCGTGGGCGACGAGCTCCTCGTGCTCGGCAGCTCCGAGCGCGGCATCCAGCTGCTCTCGTCCCGCCCCTGCGATCCGGCGCTCGCGCCGCTCGCCGCGCCGCCGCCGCTCGCGGCCCCCGGCGCGGCCGCCGCCCCGGCCTGGTCGGCGGCGCCCCGCGAGAAGCTCTCCGAGGTGGCCGGCAGCGTCCGCGGCCTCTTCGAGAAGCTCTCGGCCCACCGCGCCGGCGCCCCCCCGCCGCCGCCCCCCGACTTCGCCGCCCTGCTCGCCGAGAGCGCCGAGGACGAGGAGCTGCGCCGCAAGCTCGCGACCGGCCAGCGGGGCCAGGTGCGATGA